The window GGCAAAACATATTTGATTAACCCCACATAAAAACCTAAAAAAAACCCCGAAAATCGGGGCTTTTTTTATTCCGATTCCAAAATGGTTTTATGACTAGAAATTCGTCAATTCGAGTGTTATGAGTGAAACGAAAAATGTATCGAGAATCAGAACTTCATCATTTTAAATCTTGTTCCCGACCTGCCACCGGTAGGCAGGTAGTTATTCCTTTGGAAAAAACTCAAACTGACACTTTTTTTTACAAAATGTAGTCCGTACTCAAGAAGTTGCTCACCTTAGCCTCCAACAATTGCTCCACCGTCTGATTGTTCAAGTTGTTGTCCTTGAATGCCACAAAGGTTCGGATAGAGAAGGAACGCAATGCATCGTGCACGCTCAAAGTGGACTGGGCGGAGTCCTTTCTACCCGTGAACGGATACACATCCGGTCCACGCTGACAAGAGCTGTTCAGGTTTACACGACAGACCAAGTTGGCCAAAGTGTCAATGAGCGGCGATAAGCTATACACATCCTTTCCAAACAAGCTCACTTGCTGTCCGTAGTTGGATTCTGCCATATCATCCAAAGGCTCTTCGATATCCTGAAAGGAAAGCACTGGTATAATGGGGCCAAATTGCTCCTCTTGGTAGACCCGCATATCCTTGGTAACAGGATACAGCACCGCCGGCCAGATATAATTGTCGAAATGCTTCCCTCCTTTTTTATTGATGATCTTGGCTCCTTTGGCCAAAGCATCATCCAAAAGCTCTTGTATGTAAGCTGGTTTGTCTGGTTCGGGTAGTGGCGTTAACTGCACCCCATCATCCCAAGGATTTCCAAACTTTAATCCATCCACTTTCTCCGAAAAGCGCTTTAAGAACTCATCCTTTACCTCGTCGTGGACGTAAACCACCTTCAAGGCTGTGCATCGCTGCCCATTAAAGGATAAGGTGCCCGAAATACACTCATTGATGGTCAAATCCAACTCGGCATCGGGCAGCACAATAGCCGGATTTTTGGCCTCCAAGCCCAAGACCAACCGTAATCGGTTACTTTTTGGATGCTGGTCCTGCAATGCATTGGCAGATTTACTGTTGCCGATCAAAGCCAATACATCCACCTTTCCCGTTTTCATTATGGGCGCCGCTACCGCCCTTCCGCGACCAAAAAGTATATTTACAACTCCCTTGGGAAAACTGCTCTGAAAAGCCTCCAAAAGAGGTGTGATTAAAAGAACGCCATGCTTCGCTGGCTTAAAAATGGTAGTGTTCCCCATAATAATGGCGGGAATCAACAAGGCAAAGGTTTCATTTAAGGGGTAATTGTATGGTCCAAGGCACAATACCACCCCGAGCGGTCCACGACGGATATGGGCGTAGACCCCGTCATGTTTCTGGAATTTGGCACAGTCACGGTCCAATTGCTTGTAATCTTCGATGGTGTCGTAGATGTATTCAACAGTTCGGTCAAACTCTTTATAGGAATCCGGTTTGGACTTCCCAATTTCCCACATCAACAGCTTTACGACCTGCTCGCGCTTTTGCTCCATTTTCTTTACAAAGGTCTCCATACACTCAATCCGGTCCTTCACCTTCATGGTAGGCCAAAGCCCTTGACCCTTGTCATAAGCCGCCAAAGCGGCATCCAAAGCCTCCATGGCCTCTTCTTCGCCCATATCGGGAATACTTCCCAATGGGGTGGGTGCGTATTCATCCGTTGAGGAAATGGTAGAAACCACTGGACTAGTAGCTCCGTCCCATTTACGGAGTTCCCCGTTTACTAAATATGTTCTTTGATGTATCTCTTCAGTGATTTGAAAAGCTTCTGGTATTGCTGGTTTCGTTTTCGCCATGAGTTATTGATTTTAAGCGATTAGTGTTCATAAATGGTCACCTCTACTACACAAAGCTAACACAAAAACCATTGAAAATCATGTTGATTCTGTGGAAACACTTAGTGTTGGACAGGAAACCAAACTTTATCATAATGATGCTTGAAAATGTTGGTGGCATCACACCAAATATTGAAAAAGATCAGGCTTGTTGTTCAGGTAATCCCCAAAGAAGTTGTTGTCTTTCATCCGCTGCATTAAGGGTTCAAGATCTTCTGGGGATTTTAGCTCTACCCCTACAATCGCCGGGGCATTTTCCCTACTTGACTTTTTGGAATACTCAAAGTGCGTGATATCGTCGTTGGGGCCCAAAATATCGACCACAAATTCCTTCAACGCGCCGGGTCGCTGGGGAAACCTCACAATAAAATAATGCTTCAATTGGGCGTAGAGCAAGGCCCTTTCCTTGATTTCGGCCGTTCGGGTAATATCGTTGTTGCTTCCGCTTACCACACAAACCACATTTTTGCCCTTGATTTCTTCCTTGAAATCATCCAAAGCAGCAATGGTGAGTGCTCCAGCGGGCTCCACCACAATGGCATCCCTATTGTAAAGATCCAAGATGGTCTGGCACACTTTTCCTTCGGGAACAGTGACCATTTTGTGTAGATAGTCCCTGCAAATAGGATAGGTCAACGAACCGACTTTTTGCACTGCCGCTCCATCAATAAACTTATCGATGTTTTCCAGCTCCACCAACTCCCCTTGTTCCATGGATTTTAGCATGGACGGGGCTCCTTCAGGTTCTACCCCTATAATTTTGGTGTTTGGCGATAAGGCCTGGAAGGTTCCGCAAAGCCCTGATGCCAATCCGCCACCGCCAACGGCCACAAACACATAATCGATAGGTACATGTGACTGTTGCAACATTTCCAAACCAACAGTGGCTTGTCCCTCTATGGTTTTTTCGTCATCAAAGGGATGCACAAAGGTTTTGCTTTCTTGCTCGCAAAACAATTCAGCCGCCTTTTTGGAATCGTCAAACGTATCCCCTTCCAGAACAACATCCACCCATTCCCCTCCAAACATCATTGTTTGGTCAATTTTCTGTTTTGGAGTCACTACGGGCATGTAAATGGTTCCTTTCACCTGCAAATGGCTACAGGCAAAGGCAACGCCCTGCGCGTGATTTCCAGCACTCGCGCAAACTACTCCGCTCTCCAGTTGTTGTTTACTAAGTGAACTGATCTTGTTGTACGCACCACGAATCTTGTAGCTTCGTACGCGATGTAAATCCTCACGCTTGAGAAGAATATTGGCCCCATGGGATTTGGAATAGCGGATACTTTGCTGCAAAGGGGTTACCTCTGCCACTTGGGCAATGGTCTTTGCCGCTTGATAAATATCCGCTATTTGCGGAAAGTATGTTTCCACCGTTTCGCTCATGGGACCAATGGTTTTGTTATCCTATGGGCTTCATGGCTGTCATGGAAGCACGCAATCTGGCACCGACCACTTCCACATCATGCTCACGGATGGCCTTGTTCACTGCAATCAGTCGAACGTTGTCCACCCCTGTATCTTTTCCTTCGCCAAAGTGTTTGCCAATGATATCGGTGTCCACATTCTTCATAAAATCTGCCAATAATGGCTTACAAGCATGGTCGAACAAATAACAGCCGTATTCCGCAGTATCGGAAATGACCCTGTTCATTTCGAACAATTTCTTTCTAGCAATGGTGTTGGCGATCAATGGGGTTTCGTGCAGCGATTCATAGTAGGCTGACTCTCCAATGATTCCGGATTCGGTCATGGTCTCATAGGCCAATTCCACCCCAGATTTTACAAAAGCGACCATCAATACCCCATTGTCATAATATTCCTGCTCGGAAATATTCATATCCCCAGCAGGTGTTTTTTCAAAAGCGGTCTCTCCCGTTGCAGCTCTCCAATCCAATAGGTTTTTATCGCCATTGTCCCAATCTTCCATCATGGTTTTGGAGAAGTGGCCGCTCATAATGTCGTCCATGTGCTTTTGGAACAAGGGTCGCATGATTTCCTTCAATTCTTCGGCCAAATCAAATGCCTTGATTTTGGCGGGATTCGACAAACGGTCCATCATATTGGTGATTCCACCTTGCTTCAATCCTTCGGTGATGGTTTCCCATCCATACTGAATCAATTTGGAGGCATAGGCTTCATCGATACCTTTTTCCACCATTTTGTTGAACGAAAGAATAGACCCTGTCTGCAACAAACCACAAAGAATGGTCTGCTCTCCCATCAAATCCGACTTTACTTCTGCCACAAATGATGATTCCA is drawn from Flagellimonas sp. MMG031 and contains these coding sequences:
- a CDS encoding NADP-dependent glyceraldehyde-3-phosphate dehydrogenase gives rise to the protein MAKTKPAIPEAFQITEEIHQRTYLVNGELRKWDGATSPVVSTISSTDEYAPTPLGSIPDMGEEEAMEALDAALAAYDKGQGLWPTMKVKDRIECMETFVKKMEQKREQVVKLLMWEIGKSKPDSYKEFDRTVEYIYDTIEDYKQLDRDCAKFQKHDGVYAHIRRGPLGVVLCLGPYNYPLNETFALLIPAIIMGNTTIFKPAKHGVLLITPLLEAFQSSFPKGVVNILFGRGRAVAAPIMKTGKVDVLALIGNSKSANALQDQHPKSNRLRLVLGLEAKNPAIVLPDAELDLTINECISGTLSFNGQRCTALKVVYVHDEVKDEFLKRFSEKVDGLKFGNPWDDGVQLTPLPEPDKPAYIQELLDDALAKGAKIINKKGGKHFDNYIWPAVLYPVTKDMRVYQEEQFGPIIPVLSFQDIEEPLDDMAESNYGQQVSLFGKDVYSLSPLIDTLANLVCRVNLNSSCQRGPDVYPFTGRKDSAQSTLSVHDALRSFSIRTFVAFKDNNLNNQTVEQLLEAKVSNFLSTDYIL
- the ilvA gene encoding threonine ammonia-lyase IlvA, whose protein sequence is MSETVETYFPQIADIYQAAKTIAQVAEVTPLQQSIRYSKSHGANILLKREDLHRVRSYKIRGAYNKISSLSKQQLESGVVCASAGNHAQGVAFACSHLQVKGTIYMPVVTPKQKIDQTMMFGGEWVDVVLEGDTFDDSKKAAELFCEQESKTFVHPFDDEKTIEGQATVGLEMLQQSHVPIDYVFVAVGGGGLASGLCGTFQALSPNTKIIGVEPEGAPSMLKSMEQGELVELENIDKFIDGAAVQKVGSLTYPICRDYLHKMVTVPEGKVCQTILDLYNRDAIVVEPAGALTIAALDDFKEEIKGKNVVCVVSGSNNDITRTAEIKERALLYAQLKHYFIVRFPQRPGALKEFVVDILGPNDDITHFEYSKKSSRENAPAIVGVELKSPEDLEPLMQRMKDNNFFGDYLNNKPDLFQYLV
- the ilvC gene encoding ketol-acid reductoisomerase gives rise to the protein MANYFNTLSLREQLTQLGKCRFMDSSEFADGVTALKGKKIVIVGCGAQGLNQGLNMRDSGLDISYALRPAAIKEQRQSYKNAKENNFTVGTYEELIPTADLVINLTPDKQHTNVVSTVMPLMKQGATLSYSHGFNIVEEGMQVREDLTVIMVAPKSPGSEVREEYKRGFGVPTLIAVHPENDPEGKGLEQAKAYAAATGGDKAGVLESSFVAEVKSDLMGEQTILCGLLQTGSILSFNKMVEKGIDEAYASKLIQYGWETITEGLKQGGITNMMDRLSNPAKIKAFDLAEELKEIMRPLFQKHMDDIMSGHFSKTMMEDWDNGDKNLLDWRAATGETAFEKTPAGDMNISEQEYYDNGVLMVAFVKSGVELAYETMTESGIIGESAYYESLHETPLIANTIARKKLFEMNRVISDTAEYGCYLFDHACKPLLADFMKNVDTDIIGKHFGEGKDTGVDNVRLIAVNKAIREHDVEVVGARLRASMTAMKPIG